One genomic region from Fictibacillus marinisediminis encodes:
- a CDS encoding C40 family peptidase: MKRVIMSLVSLGTAIGILLGGTHIANASPSYDQEVTATAKHFVGSPFKWGGTTPKGFDASGYTQYVYKHSAVNMNLPRTSAEQYKTGTAVKKENLKQGDIVFFKTDGKKVSFSGIYLGNSEFVGATSKGVRIQSLKTKYWKDAYAGAKRVLK; encoded by the coding sequence ATGAAACGAGTAATAATGTCACTTGTATCGTTGGGAACGGCTATAGGAATTTTATTGGGAGGAACCCATATTGCCAATGCTTCGCCTTCCTATGATCAGGAGGTAACCGCAACAGCAAAACACTTTGTGGGATCTCCTTTTAAATGGGGAGGTACGACACCAAAAGGCTTTGATGCGTCTGGGTATACTCAATATGTTTATAAGCATTCTGCAGTTAACATGAATTTGCCAAGGACTTCTGCTGAGCAGTATAAAACAGGTACAGCAGTCAAAAAAGAAAATTTAAAACAGGGAGACATTGTTTTCTTTAAAACAGATGGCAAAAAAGTATCCTTTTCAGGCATATACCTTGGAAACAGTGAATTTGTCGGGGCAACCTCCAAAGGGGTAAGAATCCAGTCTCTTAAAACAAAGTACTGGAAAGACGCGTATGCAGGAGCTAAACGGGTATTAAAATAA
- a CDS encoding PadR family transcriptional regulator, whose protein sequence is MNAQFKKGILELCVLVLTAKSDKYGYELVQMISEKFHIAEGTVYPLLRRLTKEGYFSTYLKESSGGPPRKYYTLTEEGNRYMESLVGEWKMFYEGVNQIIEEGLADGAK, encoded by the coding sequence ATGAATGCCCAGTTTAAAAAAGGAATATTAGAGTTATGTGTTTTAGTGCTTACTGCCAAAAGCGACAAATATGGATATGAACTCGTACAGATGATTTCTGAGAAATTTCATATTGCCGAAGGAACGGTCTATCCCCTTCTTAGGAGACTGACGAAAGAAGGCTACTTTTCCACCTATTTAAAGGAATCTTCAGGCGGTCCTCCACGTAAATATTACACGCTGACAGAAGAAGGAAACCGTTATATGGAGTCCTTGGTAGGCGAATGGAAGATGTTTTATGAAGGGGTTAATCAAATTATTGAGGAGGGGTTAGCGGATGGTGCAAAATAA
- a CDS encoding HAAS signaling domain-containing protein has product MVQNKFLSQLKDQLKELPEADRQDILYDYEEHFRLGLEEGKTEEEIAASLGQPKAIAKEVKAEFRVKEAKSKPSFESVVKAVLSTVSLGFFNLIFILGPFFAVVGVLLSIYAVSIGLLLSPIAVLFGWEQLGGSANWLMGLFSIVALLSAGVLLGVASIVLTRWFVRVLIKYLQFNVNIIKGR; this is encoded by the coding sequence ATGGTGCAAAATAAATTTTTGTCACAGCTGAAGGATCAATTGAAGGAATTGCCTGAAGCAGACCGCCAGGACATTTTATATGACTATGAGGAGCACTTCAGGCTGGGCTTGGAAGAAGGAAAAACAGAAGAGGAAATCGCAGCTTCGCTCGGCCAGCCAAAAGCGATTGCGAAAGAAGTGAAAGCAGAATTTCGTGTGAAGGAAGCAAAATCTAAGCCATCGTTTGAATCCGTAGTAAAAGCGGTTCTATCTACCGTCAGTCTTGGTTTCTTTAATCTTATCTTTATATTGGGGCCGTTCTTTGCGGTTGTGGGTGTACTTCTTTCCATTTATGCGGTATCTATTGGCCTGCTGCTGTCCCCAATCGCCGTCTTATTTGGATGGGAGCAACTAGGAGGTTCTGCGAATTGGCTGATGGGGTTGTTCTCCATCGTCGCCTTGCTTAGTGCAGGGGTTTTGTTAGGAGTAGCATCCATTGTCCTGACACGATGGTTTGTGAGAGTTCTTATTAAGTATCTGCAATTCAATGTCAATATTATTAAGGGGCGATAG
- a CDS encoding DUF4097 family beta strand repeat-containing protein: protein MNSVLKKITVIAAIGLAAGLIGTYSIYASTSHSVFSSFNKSKETVLYTEKTFSSDSLKSVELTSDTADITVKISNGPITRVVLEGQKGDKKDYSIQAEQNGGVLDVEVIGKNKFFNMGFHWSPKLTVYVPDKKYGHFNISADTGDVSIKDLKSDRANIETDTGDIEASGKFTVSKLNAESDTGDLSFNDYRGTSIDLSTDTGDIQAGRISKNAKVMIRTSTGDIQDLSMESASKDVHIESDTGNVEMQMDQAPSDFKLRASSDTGDVEVSPDWKVNYEEKSDHEAKGKAGQGGFSVTVKTDTGDIYLK from the coding sequence ATGAATTCAGTGTTGAAAAAAATTACGGTCATTGCAGCAATCGGTTTGGCAGCCGGGTTGATTGGAACCTACAGCATTTATGCTTCAACCAGTCATTCTGTTTTCTCTTCCTTTAACAAAAGCAAAGAAACCGTGCTTTATACTGAAAAAACCTTCAGCAGCGATTCACTTAAATCGGTAGAGCTCACCTCAGATACGGCTGATATTACCGTAAAGATATCTAACGGACCGATAACCAGAGTGGTTCTTGAAGGCCAAAAGGGCGACAAGAAAGACTACAGCATTCAGGCTGAGCAGAATGGCGGCGTTCTGGATGTGGAGGTTATTGGAAAAAATAAGTTCTTTAACATGGGCTTTCACTGGAGTCCGAAGCTGACGGTGTATGTACCTGATAAAAAGTATGGCCATTTTAATATTTCAGCTGACACAGGAGATGTAAGTATTAAAGATTTGAAGTCCGATAGGGCAAACATCGAGACGGATACAGGTGACATTGAAGCTTCAGGGAAATTTACAGTAAGCAAGCTGAATGCAGAGAGCGATACAGGAGATTTGTCGTTCAATGACTATCGTGGAACATCTATAGATCTATCAACTGACACAGGTGATATACAAGCCGGCCGCATTTCAAAGAATGCGAAGGTGATGATCAGGACCTCTACCGGAGATATTCAAGACCTTTCGATGGAAAGTGCCAGCAAGGATGTTCACATTGAATCGGATACAGGAAATGTTGAAATGCAAATGGATCAGGCTCCATCTGATTTTAAGCTGCGTGCATCCTCTGACACTGGCGATGTTGAAGTTTCCCCGGACTGGAAAGTGAACTATGAAGAAAAAAGCGATCACGAGGCTAAAGGAAAAGCGGGTCAGGGAGGATTCAGCGTTACTGTAAAAACGGATACGGGAGATATTTACCTAAAGTAA
- a CDS encoding DMT family transporter gives MEKKRYYLLLVLLSLVTVIWGLNVIMIKYLSGIFPVVQLSAWRISMAALGLMLFTYGKWKLGIKQLSKSAWFLIFLVGFTSIFLHQLLISQGLRYTTGSAGSLILGLNPLTTALLAMLFLGDKFELKRFIGIGMGFIGVILVVGHPGATGTDAIKGNLFVFLSMLAYVAGGLLIKQAVKQASVYQVTAFSHLFGALLLMIMWAVHPVQPAVYHVHWFSFGVMAFSGCIATALCTSWWNMAISEIGPSKTTLFLNVMPISSLFFASLFLNETIHWYHALALLLIVAGIYLGLARKKESTRSKKVNINKAI, from the coding sequence ATGGAGAAAAAACGGTATTATCTGTTGCTTGTTTTATTAAGTCTAGTTACGGTTATTTGGGGATTAAATGTCATTATGATCAAGTATCTGTCGGGTATTTTCCCTGTGGTTCAGCTTTCTGCCTGGAGGATTTCCATGGCAGCTTTGGGTCTTATGCTCTTTACATACGGGAAGTGGAAACTTGGGATTAAACAGCTTTCTAAATCTGCCTGGTTCCTCATTTTCCTTGTCGGGTTTACGTCGATCTTTTTGCATCAGCTATTAATCTCCCAGGGCCTGCGCTATACGACTGGCTCTGCCGGATCGCTCATTTTGGGGCTTAATCCTCTTACAACCGCTCTTCTTGCTATGCTGTTTCTCGGTGATAAGTTCGAACTCAAGCGGTTCATCGGGATCGGTATGGGGTTTATTGGCGTCATTCTTGTCGTTGGCCATCCAGGGGCAACAGGTACAGATGCGATAAAAGGAAACCTATTCGTATTCCTATCCATGCTCGCCTACGTGGCGGGAGGCTTGCTGATCAAACAGGCGGTCAAACAAGCCAGTGTTTATCAGGTAACAGCATTCAGCCATTTGTTTGGTGCCCTGCTGCTGATGATCATGTGGGCCGTTCATCCTGTTCAGCCTGCCGTCTATCACGTTCACTGGTTCTCATTTGGTGTCATGGCCTTCTCTGGCTGTATCGCAACGGCTCTATGTACATCATGGTGGAACATGGCCATCTCAGAAATTGGTCCAAGTAAAACCACCCTGTTCTTAAACGTCATGCCGATCAGCTCCCTATTTTTTGCTTCACTCTTTTTGAATGAAACGATTCACTGGTACCACGCGCTTGCCCTTCTCCTGATTGTGGCAGGCATTTACCTCGGTCTTGCGCGAAAAAAAGAAAGTACTCGTTCCAAGAAAGTGAACATAAATAAAGCAATCTAG
- the uvsE gene encoding UV DNA damage repair endonuclease UvsE, whose translation MTIIRLGYVAMSMELQNSSPSQTMTYARFSQIEDRAAALRKLERIANSNLKNTLRLLMHNAANDIQFYRMTSRLIPLANHKELLDWKYMLPLKEALQAIGSFAKKHQMRLDFHPDHFVLINSTKDEILKNSIQTLNLHYKILRGMEIDPVHRCIMHVGGNYKETDVALERFIHNWMYVPHHIQQMMMLENDDSSFTMDDTLYLCEKLGIPLVFDYHHHLAHHQNIHWEENWDRVVQSWEYSPLPLKMHISSPKSEKEYRHHADFVDPEMFFRFLQGIKGSVGQVDCMIEAKRKDGALFQLMEDIKKRNDIEIINGASFYLK comes from the coding sequence ATGACCATTATACGTCTCGGGTATGTGGCGATGAGCATGGAGCTTCAAAATTCCTCTCCGTCGCAAACGATGACTTATGCCCGTTTTTCGCAGATTGAGGACAGGGCAGCAGCGTTAAGAAAACTGGAGCGGATTGCAAATTCCAACCTGAAAAACACGCTAAGGCTACTTATGCACAATGCAGCCAACGATATCCAATTTTACCGGATGACATCAAGGCTTATTCCACTGGCCAACCATAAAGAACTGCTGGATTGGAAGTACATGCTTCCACTAAAAGAGGCGCTGCAGGCAATCGGATCTTTTGCAAAAAAACATCAGATGAGACTGGACTTCCATCCGGATCATTTTGTACTGATCAATTCGACCAAAGATGAGATACTTAAGAATTCCATACAAACGCTGAATCTTCATTATAAGATCTTACGAGGGATGGAGATTGATCCTGTCCACCGATGTATCATGCATGTTGGAGGCAATTACAAAGAAACCGATGTCGCACTTGAACGTTTCATACATAACTGGATGTATGTTCCGCATCATATTCAGCAAATGATGATGCTTGAGAATGATGATTCCTCATTTACGATGGATGATACCCTTTATCTGTGTGAGAAGCTGGGTATACCGCTCGTTTTTGACTACCATCATCACTTGGCCCATCATCAGAACATCCATTGGGAAGAGAACTGGGATCGTGTCGTTCAGTCATGGGAATATTCGCCCCTTCCGCTGAAAATGCATATTTCCAGTCCGAAAAGCGAGAAAGAATACCGGCATCATGCTGATTTTGTGGATCCTGAAATGTTCTTCCGATTCCTTCAGGGCATAAAGGGAAGCGTGGGGCAGGTCGATTGCATGATTGAAGCCAAGCGAAAGGATGGCGCGCTGTTTCAGCTGATGGAGGATATAAAGAAAAGAAACGATATAGAGATCATAAACGGAGCCTCTTTTTATTTAAAATAA
- a CDS encoding SDR family NAD(P)-dependent oxidoreductase: MKKVVMITGASRGLGKALTLYFAKEGFNLAICARTEGELLSVKEEAEAYGADVLAVTADASQARDVERFVALTEDYFGHIDVLINNASMLGPSPMPYLLDYPEEDFAEVLRVNSIGPFLVTRRVLPAMLQRNKGSIINVTSEAGNVGYAGWGAYGISKFALEGMTETWADEVAETGVRVNMVDPGEMDTEMHALAVPNCDYELADPNDLVHVFGYLASEESSEENGKRFSAQEFTVEGRES, from the coding sequence ATGAAGAAAGTAGTGATGATTACCGGAGCCTCAAGAGGATTAGGAAAGGCCCTTACTCTTTACTTTGCAAAGGAAGGATTTAACCTAGCGATCTGTGCCAGAACAGAAGGTGAACTGCTCAGCGTAAAGGAGGAAGCAGAAGCATATGGTGCTGACGTTCTCGCGGTAACGGCGGATGCCTCCCAGGCGAGAGATGTGGAACGTTTCGTTGCGCTGACAGAAGACTACTTCGGACATATTGATGTGCTCATTAACAATGCCTCCATGCTCGGACCAAGCCCGATGCCTTATTTGCTGGATTATCCGGAAGAGGATTTTGCTGAAGTGCTCCGCGTCAATTCCATCGGACCGTTCCTGGTGACACGCAGAGTACTGCCGGCCATGCTGCAGCGGAACAAAGGAAGCATCATCAATGTAACGTCCGAGGCTGGAAACGTAGGATACGCAGGCTGGGGAGCATATGGAATTTCGAAGTTTGCACTTGAAGGGATGACTGAAACGTGGGCAGACGAAGTGGCAGAGACTGGTGTAAGGGTGAACATGGTGGACCCTGGTGAAATGGATACCGAAATGCATGCCCTTGCTGTACCGAATTGTGATTATGAACTGGCTGATCCGAATGATCTTGTTCATGTCTTCGGATACCTTGCTTCCGAAGAATCTTCTGAAGAGAACGGCAAACGGTTCAGTGCGCAGGAATTTACGGTGGAAGGGAGAGAAAGCTGA
- a CDS encoding S-adenosylmethionine:tRNA ribosyltransferase-isomerase, with product MSAEAISFFLPEELNASMPPERRGLRRDYVKMMVIDRVNGHTSHTQFYQLDHFLKAGDVLVLNASRTIPAVLQGQLEDGTVVEVRLAHRKSERIWEALILSNTVKAGDKIMFSPLLTASIFTTETDNPFAVLEFNLCCSELYDQIYQIGQPVRYEYIKTPWELDYYQTVFATSPGSVEMPSAGRAFSWELLFRLQKKGVKIAYIQLHTGLSYLMDDKWHVEPRENMEEYTIPEETAQAVQKAKESGNKVIAVGTTVVRALESGADHEGRIRAANGWTNLYITAETKLQVADGLITGLHEPEASHLDLLSAFVSPELLKVSYEEAITQKYFWHEFGDMNLIL from the coding sequence ATGAGTGCAGAAGCCATTTCCTTTTTCCTGCCCGAGGAGTTAAATGCCAGCATGCCTCCTGAACGGAGAGGATTGCGCAGAGATTATGTAAAAATGATGGTCATTGACAGAGTAAACGGCCATACTTCTCATACGCAGTTTTATCAGCTGGACCACTTTTTGAAAGCCGGAGATGTTCTTGTGCTGAACGCAAGCAGAACGATTCCTGCCGTATTGCAGGGACAGCTTGAGGATGGAACCGTGGTAGAAGTCAGGCTCGCTCACAGGAAAAGCGAGAGGATTTGGGAGGCATTGATCCTTTCCAATACCGTGAAAGCAGGGGACAAAATCATGTTTTCCCCACTCTTAACCGCTTCTATCTTTACAACGGAAACAGACAATCCATTTGCTGTACTTGAGTTTAATCTCTGCTGCTCGGAACTGTATGATCAAATCTATCAGATCGGACAGCCGGTACGTTATGAATATATTAAGACACCGTGGGAACTTGATTACTATCAGACTGTTTTTGCGACCTCTCCAGGCTCTGTTGAAATGCCGTCAGCCGGGCGGGCATTTAGCTGGGAACTGCTTTTCCGCCTTCAGAAAAAAGGAGTGAAAATTGCCTATATCCAGCTGCATACGGGCTTAAGTTATTTAATGGATGATAAATGGCATGTAGAGCCGCGCGAGAATATGGAGGAATACACGATACCTGAAGAAACTGCGCAGGCGGTTCAAAAGGCCAAGGAGAGCGGAAATAAAGTAATTGCTGTTGGAACGACGGTGGTCCGTGCCCTGGAGTCGGGTGCCGACCATGAAGGCCGCATCAGGGCGGCAAACGGATGGACGAATTTATATATTACCGCCGAAACCAAACTTCAAGTTGCAGACGGATTGATCACCGGACTTCATGAGCCTGAGGCCAGCCATCTTGATCTGCTGTCAGCCTTTGTTTCTCCAGAACTTTTAAAAGTTTCATACGAAGAGGCGATCACCCAAAAGTACTTTTGGCATGAGTTCGGTGACATGAACCTGATCCTATAA
- a CDS encoding VOC family protein, which produces MKVHHYGIAVKDLDAAAEFYIKALNMKELFRTRWMGENLLFLESGSMKIELIAQTGTIGEAAHVAYQTNDLEYLAGRLQQEGIVPSEGPYVLENGWRTVFYEGPSGEMIEFVEEQ; this is translated from the coding sequence ATGAAGGTCCATCATTACGGGATTGCAGTGAAAGACTTGGATGCGGCAGCGGAATTTTATATAAAGGCATTAAACATGAAGGAACTGTTTCGGACCCGCTGGATGGGGGAGAATCTCTTGTTCTTGGAGAGCGGAAGCATGAAGATCGAACTGATTGCACAAACGGGTACGATAGGTGAAGCAGCCCATGTTGCTTATCAAACGAACGATTTAGAATATTTGGCTGGCAGACTTCAGCAGGAAGGAATCGTTCCGTCAGAAGGACCGTATGTTTTGGAAAACGGCTGGCGTACTGTCTTTTATGAAGGGCCATCAGGTGAGATGATAGAGTTTGTGGAAGAACAATAG
- the lepB gene encoding signal peptidase I codes for MEQKAKKGNELFSWIKSIVFALVLVYIIKTFFFAPYMVEGASMSPTLHNHDKLYVNKIIYSVSEPKIGDIVIIKGTDKRYVKRVIGVEGDTIQVHSDKLLVNGKPIKEPYLSKNKKQARSLGVYLTEDFGPIKIPKGKIFVMGDNRLNSMDSRNGLGLINISSVEGRSEVVIYPFKDIRQTK; via the coding sequence ATGGAGCAAAAAGCTAAAAAAGGGAATGAACTCTTCAGCTGGATCAAGTCCATCGTATTTGCTCTCGTCCTTGTTTATATTATCAAAACCTTTTTCTTCGCACCATACATGGTAGAAGGAGCATCCATGTCTCCAACCTTGCATAACCATGATAAATTATATGTAAATAAAATTATCTATTCGGTGTCTGAACCGAAAATAGGGGATATCGTGATTATCAAAGGCACGGACAAACGGTATGTTAAACGTGTAATTGGAGTGGAAGGTGACACTATCCAAGTTCACAGTGACAAGCTTTTGGTAAACGGCAAGCCAATAAAAGAACCCTATTTGTCTAAAAACAAAAAGCAGGCGCGAAGCCTCGGTGTTTATTTAACAGAAGACTTCGGGCCGATTAAAATTCCAAAAGGAAAAATCTTCGTAATGGGTGACAACCGATTGAACAGCATGGATTCAAGAAACGGCCTGGGCCTTATTAACATCAGCTCAGTTGAAGGCCGCTCCGAAGTGGTCATCTATCCGTTCAAAGACATCCGACAAACAAAGTAA
- a CDS encoding DNA-3-methyladenine glycosylase I, with product MEETVRCKWSRDSELLTAYHDEEWGKQVKEDTKLFECLALEMFQAGLSWRTILHKRENFREAFCQFDIKKVMNFTEDDIERLLSNEGIVRHRRKIEATIENARRCDVLIKEHGGLITFFEQLPADHLEKQKAIKQTFRHIGLTTAESFLMATGMMQPQHEEGCHLHSQAIKEKAR from the coding sequence ATGGAAGAGACAGTGAGATGCAAGTGGAGCCGTGACAGTGAACTTCTGACGGCATATCACGATGAAGAGTGGGGGAAACAGGTTAAAGAAGACACTAAATTATTTGAGTGTCTAGCTTTAGAGATGTTCCAAGCGGGCCTCAGCTGGAGGACGATCCTGCACAAACGTGAGAATTTCAGAGAAGCATTCTGTCAGTTTGATATCAAAAAAGTTATGAATTTCACTGAGGACGATATTGAACGGCTGTTAAGTAATGAAGGCATTGTCAGACACCGAAGAAAGATTGAAGCAACCATTGAGAATGCAAGAAGATGTGATGTGCTGATTAAAGAGCACGGGGGCCTTATTACTTTTTTTGAGCAGCTGCCAGCGGATCATCTGGAGAAGCAAAAGGCCATCAAGCAGACATTCAGACATATCGGACTGACAACTGCGGAAAGCTTTTTAATGGCAACGGGAATGATGCAGCCGCAGCATGAGGAAGGCTGCCATCTCCATTCACAGGCAATAAAGGAAAAGGCCAGATAA
- a CDS encoding L,D-transpeptidase, producing the protein MAYEILISVGRRRLALMQNGRTIKRYPIAVGKMLTPTPVGTYRIINKQPNPGGPYGAMWMGLSAPHYGIHGTNNPSSIGKRVSKGCIRMFNRDVLELSRILPVGTKVYIGR; encoded by the coding sequence TTGGCGTATGAAATTTTAATATCGGTTGGCCGCAGGAGACTTGCTTTAATGCAAAACGGAAGGACAATCAAGCGATATCCTATAGCAGTGGGTAAAATGCTGACCCCGACCCCAGTGGGTACGTATCGAATTATTAATAAACAGCCTAATCCAGGCGGTCCCTATGGAGCCATGTGGATGGGCCTCTCAGCGCCCCATTATGGGATTCATGGGACCAACAACCCGTCATCCATCGGAAAAAGGGTATCAAAAGGATGCATCAGAATGTTTAACAGAGATGTGCTCGAATTGTCCAGAATTCTTCCGGTTGGTACGAAAGTTTATATTGGGAGATGA
- a CDS encoding tetratricopeptide repeat protein has protein sequence MVGQRIRYYRKTKGLTQEELAQGICSVSYLSKIEKGDAKSSEEVINLLCERLGISPEEVDSNEILELLNEWNMMMVNRRFEEADDFFEKVQEKMQIVNEPELILRYELFLARYYIVTANPNINAASNLLLKVNNLKEQLTPELIFYFNIVSGSLNINQNNHKLSIQFFKKAEDIYNTTNSNINESDVAVLYYLTALAYGYLMRISAVNSYAFKAIGIFDKEYNYSRSADCQILLAISYRRVQNYDQAEYHLNQALKYSRSFHDNFTSGVIYHNLGYVFSCKKEHLKAVEFFKKSLFFKEKDGDPERIAGTSYMLAQEFFELQDFEQARQWIKKSFDNLGNNTTSDFYYHLQILNYRVEGSEYTWSEFETFVSKEAIPHFEKRNMWEYVSLYSELLADSYFDQSQYKKASLFYRISNNSRKKIF, from the coding sequence ATGGTCGGTCAAAGAATAAGATATTATAGGAAAACCAAAGGCCTAACCCAGGAAGAACTGGCTCAGGGAATCTGTTCTGTTTCCTACTTGAGTAAGATTGAGAAAGGGGATGCGAAGTCCAGCGAGGAAGTCATTAATCTCCTATGTGAACGTTTAGGTATTTCGCCCGAGGAAGTCGACAGCAACGAGATCCTCGAACTGCTCAATGAGTGGAATATGATGATGGTGAATCGTCGGTTTGAGGAAGCTGATGATTTTTTTGAGAAAGTTCAGGAAAAAATGCAAATCGTAAATGAGCCTGAGCTTATTTTGAGATATGAGTTGTTTTTGGCGAGGTATTATATTGTTACGGCAAACCCAAACATAAATGCAGCCAGCAATCTTTTATTAAAAGTTAATAATCTAAAAGAGCAACTTACGCCTGAACTTATATTCTATTTTAATATTGTTTCGGGCAGCCTTAATATTAATCAAAATAATCATAAACTTTCAATACAATTTTTCAAAAAAGCTGAAGACATTTACAATACAACAAACAGTAATATTAACGAGAGTGATGTTGCAGTATTATACTATTTAACCGCTCTTGCCTATGGTTACTTGATGCGTATAAGCGCAGTCAATTCTTATGCCTTTAAAGCGATAGGAATTTTTGATAAAGAATATAATTATAGTAGAAGTGCGGATTGTCAAATATTGCTAGCTATTAGCTACAGAAGAGTTCAAAATTACGATCAAGCAGAATATCACCTTAATCAAGCTTTAAAATATTCTAGATCGTTTCATGATAATTTCACCTCAGGTGTTATTTATCATAACCTCGGCTATGTTTTTTCTTGTAAAAAAGAACATCTTAAAGCTGTAGAATTTTTTAAAAAAAGTCTTTTTTTTAAAGAGAAAGATGGGGACCCTGAACGTATAGCTGGAACCAGTTATATGCTGGCTCAAGAATTTTTTGAACTTCAGGATTTTGAACAGGCCCGACAGTGGATAAAAAAAAGCTTTGATAACTTGGGTAATAATACGACTAGTGATTTTTATTACCATTTGCAAATATTAAATTATAGAGTTGAAGGTTCGGAATATACCTGGTCAGAGTTTGAAACATTTGTTAGTAAAGAAGCTATACCTCATTTTGAAAAAAGAAATATGTGGGAATATGTTTCGCTTTATTCTGAACTGCTTGCTGATTCATATTTTGATCAAAGCCAATATAAAAAGGCAAGTTTGTTCTATAGAATATCAAATAATAGTAGAAAAAAGATATTTTAA
- a CDS encoding VOC family protein, with the protein MKEREWIPGINHIEFWVNSMEESMKFYETLFALIGWKEIRKGMFSSGHIEIYLKEAGVLRTDSAGPRHICFQAVSRDVVDRVGSYLQETGAEMIRGPVEVPRYSKGYYTVDFRDPDGYVLEVAHTPHMKL; encoded by the coding sequence GTGAAAGAAAGAGAATGGATCCCTGGAATCAACCATATTGAATTCTGGGTGAACTCGATGGAAGAGTCTATGAAATTTTATGAAACGCTGTTTGCTTTGATCGGGTGGAAGGAGATTAGGAAAGGCATGTTCAGTTCTGGACATATCGAGATCTATTTAAAGGAGGCCGGTGTTCTGCGGACTGATTCTGCAGGGCCAAGGCACATTTGCTTTCAGGCAGTCTCACGCGATGTGGTTGATCGTGTCGGCAGCTATCTGCAGGAAACCGGTGCAGAGATGATCAGGGGCCCTGTTGAAGTACCCCGCTATTCAAAGGGATATTATACGGTAGACTTCAGAGATCCTGACGGATATGTGCTGGAAGTTGCACATACTCCACACATGAAGCTCTAA
- a CDS encoding magnesium transporter CorA family protein: MNHQFLAKWKWYEIESAGQKAQYLKNMVHELPDSSHWINNIKEETSNYLRIEHDGSPVLNGCLIYEKEDLGEDEYNNDFFHFYVTKNYFVTVGLDVTKLIRTEKKGMLEQMHQCETAAEGFFILLGEVLNNYLDGIDKFEHRLKTLQHDMKKNNNQNLLERIYDLRQELLIWTDLTIPVDEIKLAAAEAFLDGITETREYRRTSVRIERTLNLISHYKQDIDTMINLEEVLSSHRGNEIMKTLTVMTVIFTPGMMLGSIWGMNFKNMPELDWKTGYAWALGLIGLSIISIYIWLRMKGWTGDLLKSRRKKHRFK; encoded by the coding sequence GTGAACCATCAATTTTTAGCGAAGTGGAAATGGTATGAAATAGAGTCAGCAGGACAAAAGGCACAATACCTCAAGAACATGGTTCACGAGCTGCCGGATAGTTCTCACTGGATCAACAATATAAAAGAAGAAACAAGCAATTATTTACGAATAGAGCACGACGGCAGCCCCGTCCTGAACGGCTGCCTTATCTATGAAAAAGAGGATCTGGGAGAAGATGAATATAACAATGATTTCTTCCATTTCTACGTAACAAAAAATTATTTTGTTACAGTAGGGCTGGATGTTACGAAGCTGATCCGGACAGAGAAAAAAGGCATGCTTGAACAGATGCATCAATGCGAAACAGCGGCAGAAGGCTTTTTTATCCTCCTTGGCGAAGTGCTGAACAACTATCTCGACGGAATCGATAAATTCGAGCACAGGCTGAAAACCCTTCAGCATGATATGAAGAAAAATAATAATCAAAACCTGCTGGAACGCATTTATGATCTGCGCCAGGAATTATTAATTTGGACAGACCTGACCATACCAGTTGACGAAATTAAGCTGGCAGCGGCAGAAGCATTTTTAGATGGCATTACAGAAACAAGAGAATACAGGAGGACGAGCGTCAGGATCGAACGTACACTGAATCTGATCAGCCATTACAAACAAGATATAGATACAATGATCAACCTTGAAGAAGTTCTTTCTTCACATCGAGGAAACGAAATTATGAAGACACTCACGGTTATGACCGTTATCTTCACTCCGGGTATGATGCTCGGCTCAATCTGGGGTATGAATTTCAAGAACATGCCCGAGCTCGATTGGAAAACGGGATATGCTTGGGCACTGGGTCTCATCGGTTTATCTATCATCAGTATCTACATATGGCTCAGGATGAAAGGGTGGACAGGAGACCTTTTAAAAAGCCGCAGAAAAAAACACCGGTTCAAATAA